Proteins encoded together in one Candidatus Neomarinimicrobiota bacterium window:
- a CDS encoding long-chain fatty acid--CoA ligase: MTNERNKLNVIPDFFNESLGRNPDRNVFYENKGGKWVSMTYREAADRIELIAFGLRRLGLTKGNRVAIQSENRSEWTLTDYACAHFGYVSVAVYPTLLAPQIRFILQDSETSTVIVSTREQAEKILSIKKSLPSLKTMVVMDDEAFDEKWIITFRELLDMGREQKKESGTTLVEEGKKIMKDDLWTLIYTSGTTGNPKGVMLTHYNLVSDVISTFDIVKFERGCRWLSFLPLSHSFERTASHLTFWLGSEIYIAEDILKVPEYLKVARPHYLVSVPRLYEKIFAKITNQIHDSSATKQKIFNWASHVGREVAAKYLVKGKNPTGVLGIQYGIAKKLVFKKIQDAFGGELRFCVSGGAPLSKEIGEFFAAAGIIILEGFGLTETSPVTNVNLPHDIRFGKVGPTISCCEMRIADDGEILFKGSNVMKGYWNNPKATAEAIDEEGWFHTGDIGMVDEDGFLKITDRKKNLIVTSGGKNIAPANIENLLGQSPYIDQIVVVGDRRNYLVAVIVPAKDVIEKWAQEKGFAEPYEEILKKKELKSFIGEDIATRQAALARYEQIKKFLLIPDAFTISSGGLTPSLKIKRKVVEEQYKKEIESLYKEDNMNGLM, from the coding sequence ATGACAAACGAACGTAACAAGCTGAACGTTATCCCTGATTTTTTTAACGAATCCCTGGGCCGGAATCCGGACAGGAATGTATTCTATGAAAATAAGGGAGGGAAATGGGTCTCTATGACCTATCGGGAAGCAGCAGACCGGATTGAGCTGATAGCCTTTGGCCTCAGACGGCTGGGACTCACCAAGGGAAACCGTGTGGCCATTCAATCGGAAAACCGCTCTGAATGGACTCTTACCGATTATGCCTGTGCCCATTTTGGGTATGTCAGTGTGGCTGTTTATCCCACACTTCTGGCACCCCAGATCCGGTTTATTCTGCAGGATTCCGAAACCAGCACCGTGATTGTATCCACCCGGGAACAGGCAGAGAAAATTCTCTCGATAAAAAAATCCCTGCCTTCCCTGAAAACCATGGTTGTAATGGACGATGAAGCCTTTGATGAAAAGTGGATCATTACTTTTCGTGAACTGCTTGACATGGGGCGGGAACAGAAAAAGGAATCCGGCACGACCCTGGTTGAGGAAGGGAAAAAAATTATGAAGGATGACCTGTGGACCCTGATTTATACATCGGGAACCACGGGAAACCCAAAAGGGGTCATGCTGACTCATTACAACCTGGTGTCGGATGTGATATCCACATTTGACATTGTGAAATTTGAGCGGGGATGCCGCTGGCTCTCCTTTCTGCCTTTGAGCCACAGCTTTGAGCGTACGGCGTCTCATCTTACCTTCTGGCTTGGATCGGAAATCTATATTGCCGAAGATATTCTGAAAGTTCCGGAATATCTGAAAGTTGCCCGTCCTCACTATCTGGTCAGCGTGCCGCGCCTGTATGAAAAAATCTTTGCGAAAATTACCAATCAGATTCATGACTCGTCTGCAACGAAACAGAAAATTTTCAATTGGGCCAGTCATGTCGGCCGGGAAGTTGCGGCAAAATATCTGGTGAAGGGGAAAAATCCCACCGGTGTACTGGGAATTCAATACGGGATTGCCAAAAAACTGGTCTTTAAAAAAATTCAGGATGCCTTTGGAGGGGAACTTCGTTTCTGCGTTTCAGGCGGAGCCCCGCTGTCTAAAGAAATCGGTGAATTTTTTGCCGCAGCCGGTATTATCATTCTGGAAGGATTCGGCTTGACCGAAACCTCTCCGGTTACCAATGTGAACCTTCCCCATGATATCCGCTTCGGTAAAGTGGGTCCCACCATTTCATGCTGTGAAATGCGCATTGCCGATGACGGGGAAATCCTTTTTAAAGGAAGTAATGTGATGAAAGGCTATTGGAATAATCCGAAAGCCACGGCGGAAGCCATTGATGAAGAGGGTTGGTTTCATACCGGAGATATCGGGATGGTGGATGAGGATGGATTCCTGAAAATCACCGACCGGAAAAAGAATTTGATTGTCACCTCCGGTGGTAAAAATATTGCACCGGCCAACATCGAAAATCTGCTGGGTCAGTCTCCCTATATTGATCAGATTGTGGTTGTCGGGGACCGGCGGAATTATCTGGTAGCCGTCATTGTCCCTGCCAAAGATGTGATTGAAAAATGGGCACAGGAAAAGGGATTTGCCGAACCGTATGAAGAGATTCTGAAGAAAAAGGAACTGAAAAGTTTCATCGGGGAAGATATAGCCACCCGCCAGGCCGCCCTGGCCCGGTATGAGCAAATTAAAAAATTCCTGCTGATTCCTGACGCATTTACCATTTCGAGTGGTGGATTGACACCCAGCCTGAAGATTAAACGAAAAGTAGTGGAAGAACAGTATAAAAAAGAGATTGAAAGCCTTTACAAAGAGGACAATATGAACGGACTTATGTAG
- a CDS encoding long-chain fatty acid--CoA ligase gives MTYQLEYIETLPALFADSQKRNAGMVAFYTKKKGEWQGLTYAELRDVTENVAMGMDVLGLKKGDRIAIQSENRPEWVITDFACAHFGIVSATIYPTLMEKQVEYILKDSGARAVFASSEEDVKKVLAVRKNLPDLQYIIVFDSFKTDDPMIMSFQELADKGKTYKTGVNFTLESRGAERKKDDLWTIIYTSGTTGKPKGVMLSHFNISTNIQASQAALHFKNGCRWLSFLPLSHSLERVGIHMSFWVGSTTYFAEDILKVPENLKEAKPHYLVSVPRLYEKIYAKVLDGIGQTSPVKQKIFFWAKNVGSVAARDYIQKGKEPSGFIGFKYRLAKKLVLSKVMDAFGGHFIFGISGGAPLPRVVGEFFASAGIVILEGFGLTETTPVTNVNPRDNIKFGKVGPTLPDVEMKIADDGEILFRGPNIMQGYWKNEEATKEVIDKDGWFHSGDIGTIDEEGFLQITDRKKNIIVTSGGKNIAPFQIENVLSKSRYIDQIVVIGDRRNFLTAAVVPAREAVELWAKASGINYSSWDELRNKAEVYQLIDHDIQHLQEEFARYEKVKKFFIPPESFTIEGGELTPSMKIKRKVVEEKYKKEIDALYSA, from the coding sequence ATGACCTATCAATTGGAATATATTGAAACACTTCCGGCGTTGTTTGCTGATTCTCAGAAACGTAATGCCGGTATGGTTGCCTTTTATACCAAGAAAAAAGGGGAGTGGCAGGGACTTACATATGCCGAACTTCGGGATGTCACTGAGAATGTTGCCATGGGGATGGATGTCCTGGGGCTGAAAAAAGGGGACCGGATCGCCATTCAGTCCGAAAACCGGCCGGAGTGGGTCATTACTGATTTTGCCTGTGCTCATTTTGGCATTGTCAGCGCCACGATCTATCCGACCCTGATGGAAAAACAGGTGGAATACATCCTGAAAGATTCAGGTGCCAGGGCCGTCTTTGCCTCTTCTGAAGAGGATGTAAAGAAAGTGCTGGCTGTCCGGAAAAATCTGCCTGATTTGCAGTACATTATTGTCTTTGATTCCTTTAAAACCGACGATCCCATGATCATGTCTTTCCAGGAGCTGGCGGACAAAGGTAAAACGTATAAGACCGGAGTGAATTTTACCCTTGAAAGTCGGGGTGCCGAGCGGAAAAAGGATGATTTGTGGACGATTATTTACACCAGCGGCACCACGGGTAAGCCCAAGGGAGTCATGTTGTCACATTTTAATATTTCCACCAATATCCAGGCATCCCAGGCAGCCTTGCATTTTAAAAACGGTTGCCGCTGGCTTTCATTTCTTCCCCTGAGTCACAGCCTTGAACGGGTGGGGATTCACATGTCTTTCTGGGTGGGGTCAACCACCTATTTTGCCGAAGATATTCTGAAAGTCCCGGAAAATCTCAAAGAGGCTAAACCCCACTACCTGGTCAGTGTTCCCCGTTTATATGAAAAGATTTACGCCAAGGTGTTGGATGGTATCGGCCAGACTTCTCCGGTGAAACAAAAGATATTTTTCTGGGCAAAAAATGTGGGGAGTGTTGCAGCAAGGGATTATATCCAGAAAGGAAAAGAACCGTCCGGTTTTATCGGTTTCAAATACCGCCTTGCCAAAAAACTGGTTTTATCCAAAGTAATGGATGCCTTTGGCGGCCATTTTATCTTCGGTATTTCAGGCGGAGCACCGTTACCGCGTGTCGTGGGTGAATTTTTTGCATCTGCAGGCATTGTGATACTGGAAGGTTTCGGTCTGACGGAAACCACGCCGGTAACCAATGTGAATCCCCGGGATAACATCAAATTCGGAAAGGTGGGACCCACCCTGCCGGATGTGGAAATGAAAATTGCCGATGACGGGGAAATACTCTTCCGGGGACCCAATATTATGCAGGGATACTGGAAAAATGAAGAGGCTACAAAAGAAGTCATCGATAAGGACGGCTGGTTTCATTCCGGTGATATCGGGACCATCGATGAAGAAGGCTTCCTTCAGATTACCGACCGTAAAAAGAATATCATTGTTACTTCAGGCGGCAAGAATATTGCACCTTTCCAGATTGAAAACGTGTTGAGCAAATCCCGGTACATCGATCAGATTGTGGTTATCGGGGACCGGCGTAATTTTCTGACGGCTGCCGTCGTGCCGGCCCGGGAAGCCGTGGAGCTTTGGGCAAAAGCCAGCGGGATTAATTATTCATCCTGGGATGAACTCCGGAACAAAGCGGAAGTATACCAACTGATTGATCATGATATCCAACACCTGCAGGAAGAATTTGCCCGGTATGAAAAGGTAAAAAAGTTCTTTATCCCACCTGAATCATTCACGATTGAAGGAGGAGAACTGACACCCAGTATGAAAATTAAACGTAAAGTTGTGGAAGAAAAATACAAGAAGGAAATCGATGCCCTGTATTCAGCCTGA
- a CDS encoding SDR family NAD(P)-dependent oxidoreductase, with protein MVKPVAWITGATSGIGAAFAEHFASQGYDLVLTGRRELQLRELADMLKVKYGSQFRLFLGELSDEAVVSGIESALRNDKNARVLINNAGFAAYGGFHDSDLTIHRRMLTVHCDVTVRLTHAALSPMLAAGDGIIINVASLAGFFPYPNHTMYSATKTFMINFSESLGIRYRQNGLKIMALCPGMTITDFHTRMGLDADKVYKKSGLEKALTAQKVVQKAIRCLNKEKLVCVPGWNNRLLKSCSRLVPRKILYKIMRTWIEKRRNHPDFKIRQ; from the coding sequence ATGGTGAAACCGGTTGCCTGGATTACAGGTGCCACAAGCGGAATCGGTGCCGCGTTTGCGGAACATTTTGCTTCGCAGGGATACGACCTGGTGCTGACGGGGCGCAGAGAACTCCAATTACGGGAGCTTGCCGATATGTTAAAGGTAAAATACGGAAGTCAATTCCGTCTTTTTCTGGGAGAACTATCGGACGAGGCGGTTGTTTCCGGTATTGAATCTGCCCTTCGAAACGATAAAAATGCCCGGGTATTAATAAACAATGCAGGTTTTGCCGCGTATGGTGGATTTCATGATAGTGATCTGACAATCCACCGCCGCATGCTGACGGTCCATTGTGATGTGACGGTCCGCCTGACCCATGCTGCCCTGTCCCCCATGCTTGCCGCCGGGGATGGAATCATCATCAATGTGGCGTCTCTGGCCGGTTTTTTCCCCTATCCCAATCATACCATGTATTCCGCGACCAAAACTTTTATGATTAATTTTTCCGAGTCCCTTGGAATCCGGTACCGGCAGAACGGCCTGAAAATAATGGCCCTCTGCCCGGGGATGACTATCACGGATTTTCATACCCGTATGGGATTGGATGCGGACAAAGTATACAAGAAATCCGGTTTGGAAAAGGCCCTGACGGCTCAAAAGGTGGTCCAAAAAGCCATCCGTTGCCTGAATAAGGAAAAATTGGTATGTGTTCCCGGTTGGAACAACCGGCTTTTGAAATCGTGCTCCCGCCTTGTGCCCCGGAAGATTTTATATAAAATCATGAGAACCTGGATCGAAAAGCGCCGGAATCACCCGGATTTTAAAATCCGGCAGTAA
- a CDS encoding FecR domain-containing protein, with product MKHIQSFLAIILILVIIIPVYADNQKLAMVAKTRGVVTFRHENERAFKNTAKAGTILENGDVIKTGKESFVALIFLDDKSQVKLLANCDLEIRGEKVRNQLNKDLSMNFGELKAEISDQRGGEFKISTPTSVASVKGTDFWILSDPRLGDKVIGLSGLVELMNQITGYTVSVGPNQTGLSLLNGSVNVQVTDPNDIPRDIVVDEKELQQLKIQFQTPRGDTKNIIIEYR from the coding sequence ATGAAACACATACAATCCTTTCTTGCCATTATCCTGATCCTTGTGATTATCATCCCCGTCTATGCCGATAATCAAAAACTTGCCATGGTTGCAAAAACAAGAGGAGTGGTAACATTCCGCCATGAAAACGAAAGAGCATTCAAAAACACGGCAAAGGCAGGGACTATCCTGGAAAACGGGGATGTGATCAAAACAGGTAAAGAATCCTTTGTGGCTCTGATTTTTCTTGACGATAAAAGCCAGGTGAAACTTCTTGCAAACTGCGATCTGGAAATCCGTGGAGAAAAGGTTCGGAATCAACTCAACAAAGATCTTTCCATGAATTTCGGAGAATTGAAAGCGGAAATCTCAGACCAGCGAGGGGGAGAATTTAAAATATCCACTCCCACATCCGTGGCCTCGGTGAAAGGAACCGATTTCTGGATTTTATCCGATCCCCGCCTTGGGGATAAAGTTATCGGCCTGAGCGGTCTTGTGGAATTGATGAATCAGATCACAGGTTACACGGTTTCTGTTGGCCCCAATCAAACGGGATTATCCCTTCTAAACGGCAGTGTGAATGTTCAGGTTACCGACCCGAATGATATCCCCCGGGATATTGTTGTGGACGAAAAAGAACTTCAGCAACTGAAAATTCAGTTTCAAACCCCACGCGGAGACACGAAAAACATAATCATAGAATATCGGTAA
- a CDS encoding CHASE2 domain-containing protein has translation MMKIKQNTWQNILAGVIIGTVVMMLSILIREAGMIETIELKSIDYRFKRRGPVEDIRKRSPIVVVALDQESWESIPYRFPYPRKMWGKVVRNLKDAGAKLIVFDFQFDTHDINDFHSDTLFAEAIKYAGNVILPSKLNQEIVRGHVIQHITEPVDLFYDACLTTGLIGELKDIDQYTRNYSIFYPLKDKYYLFLGMKAIKEYLGIHDSVKMAFSKDMNFIEYGPLRIRHNNGNSFMINYYGPPKTFSSYSLSSVLDDAETDLRGDYDTDYMELWKGDKSAYPKELLSILNPTGEDSPFKGKIVLIGDALEEHFDTKFTPFYNYKGMTNLMAGVETHAHAMQTVLDGNYLIKPDKWVNNVIVLVLSVLALIITITLGPVWGIIIISLLILGYAYLSFYLFSENRIIIELFVPLLAVFLSYAFDILYEFILEQREKKKIRGMFSTYISPKILKYLEDHPDAFTLTGEKREATMFFSDVQNFTTISESLNPEDLAKLLNKYLSPMTQILMSYDGYVDKYEGDAIMCDFGVPVEDDEHARKACWAALDQQKKIAELRPELKKEYGVEIYVRMGINSGMVSAGNMGSEQRFQYTVMGDAVNAASRFEGANKQYGTYLMIGESTYNLAKPFIEARVLDRLIVKGKAKPITVYNLMAKKGEATEAELKLIEWYEKGLNHYWDQKWDKAINAFRKALEFVPGDPPSERFIQRCREFKLSPPPDDWQGEFIMTTK, from the coding sequence TTGATGAAGATCAAGCAAAACACCTGGCAAAACATTCTGGCCGGTGTGATCATCGGCACGGTGGTCATGATGTTGAGCATTTTAATCCGTGAAGCCGGTATGATTGAGACCATCGAACTGAAATCCATTGATTACCGGTTCAAACGGCGGGGACCTGTGGAAGACATCCGGAAGCGGAGTCCCATCGTGGTGGTTGCTCTGGATCAGGAGTCCTGGGAATCCATCCCTTACCGTTTTCCCTATCCCCGAAAAATGTGGGGCAAGGTCGTCCGGAACCTCAAGGATGCCGGTGCAAAGCTCATCGTCTTTGATTTTCAGTTTGACACCCACGACATTAATGATTTTCACAGCGACACCCTTTTTGCTGAAGCCATTAAATATGCCGGCAATGTAATCCTCCCCAGTAAGCTGAATCAGGAAATTGTCCGGGGACATGTCATCCAGCACATCACTGAACCGGTGGATCTTTTTTACGATGCCTGCCTGACAACCGGGCTCATCGGTGAATTGAAGGATATAGATCAGTATACACGGAATTATTCCATTTTTTATCCCCTCAAGGATAAGTACTACCTTTTTCTGGGCATGAAAGCAATAAAGGAGTATCTGGGCATTCACGACTCCGTGAAAATGGCTTTTTCAAAAGACATGAATTTTATTGAATACGGTCCCTTGCGCATTCGACACAACAACGGAAACAGCTTTATGATCAATTACTACGGACCGCCCAAAACATTCAGCTCCTACTCCCTTTCTTCTGTTCTGGATGATGCGGAAACGGATCTCAGAGGGGACTATGACACGGATTACATGGAACTATGGAAAGGCGACAAATCGGCTTATCCCAAAGAACTCCTTTCCATTCTGAATCCCACAGGTGAAGATTCTCCCTTTAAAGGTAAAATTGTTCTCATCGGGGATGCCCTTGAAGAACATTTTGATACCAAATTCACCCCTTTTTACAATTATAAGGGGATGACCAATCTCATGGCCGGTGTGGAAACCCATGCTCATGCCATGCAGACGGTCCTGGACGGAAATTACCTGATTAAACCCGATAAATGGGTAAATAATGTCATTGTATTGGTTTTAAGTGTTTTGGCCCTTATCATCACCATCACCCTGGGGCCCGTATGGGGGATTATCATCATTTCCCTCTTAATCCTGGGATATGCTTATCTGTCCTTTTACCTTTTCAGTGAAAATCGGATCATTATTGAACTTTTCGTTCCACTTCTTGCTGTTTTTCTGTCCTATGCTTTTGACATTTTGTATGAATTCATCCTTGAACAACGTGAAAAGAAAAAAATCCGGGGGATGTTTTCAACCTATATTTCTCCTAAGATTCTGAAATATCTGGAAGATCATCCTGATGCTTTTACCCTGACAGGAGAAAAACGGGAAGCCACCATGTTTTTCTCTGATGTGCAAAATTTTACCACCATTTCCGAAAGTCTGAACCCGGAAGACCTGGCCAAGTTATTGAACAAATATCTTTCCCCTATGACCCAAATCCTTATGAGTTACGACGGTTACGTGGACAAGTACGAAGGTGACGCCATCATGTGTGACTTCGGTGTGCCCGTGGAAGATGACGAACATGCCCGGAAGGCCTGCTGGGCTGCCCTGGATCAACAGAAAAAGATTGCCGAACTGAGGCCCGAACTGAAAAAGGAATATGGTGTGGAAATCTATGTCCGCATGGGAATCAATTCCGGAATGGTCAGTGCCGGTAACATGGGGTCCGAACAGCGTTTCCAATACACCGTGATGGGAGATGCCGTAAACGCCGCTTCCCGATTTGAAGGAGCGAACAAACAATACGGCACTTATCTGATGATTGGAGAAAGCACATACAATCTGGCGAAACCTTTCATAGAAGCCCGGGTGCTTGACCGCCTGATTGTGAAAGGAAAAGCTAAACCTATTACGGTATACAACCTGATGGCAAAAAAGGGTGAAGCTACGGAAGCGGAACTGAAGCTCATAGAATGGTACGAAAAGGGATTAAATCACTACTGGGATCAGAAATGGGATAAAGCCATCAACGCCTTCCGGAAAGCCCTGGAGTTTGTCCCCGGCGATCCGCCTTCAGAACGCTTTATCCAACGATGCCGGGAGTTTAAACTTTCCCCACCGCCCGATGACTGGCAGGGTGAGTTTATCATGACGACAAAATAA
- a CDS encoding DNA primase, whose translation MGRIPEHVIEQIKESNDIVDVVSSYISLTRKGQNYWARCPFHQEKTASFSVSPSKQIYHCFGCGAGGNVINFVMTYEKITFPEALHSLADRAGISLEEYTYQPSEEEKSISSQLYELHRLAIDLYRKALKSPEGKTAREYLIKRGLDDETLNTFEIGYAPEAWDTLLKAALMKKFDEKLLISSGLVTESERKKKYDRFRNRIMFPVFDIRGNPVGFGGRVLTGDDQGAKYLNSPETPVYHKSRILYGLHKSRDAIRKTDKVLIVEGYMDLLQLWQNGFTNIIAGSGTAFTPDHARIIKRFASKAVLCYDGDEAGQKAAVKTGLILAPQGISCHVLKLPVREDPDSFIRQAGAEAFQMKINEAPDFMSHLESLIKPFSLSAARRSDAVKRILDQLGSFTDPVTEEMFLSDLGRIFGTDMAVLKHQLSRTGARDKEDAMYVGPVKKEKHFANKSEAAQYQLIQLLVNTPDRSIRAAALRVLKEDLFTHDFLRKVYKHILPVLRKQMQISSSSLAEAVKDETIQRFIFRLIMEGNPFREPKKTFLDCLARLGEQKIRDQLTLIGEKLREADKKGEFPGTLLKEKQTLLKKLKSLQDTLTTDIFREENE comes from the coding sequence ATGGGACGTATACCGGAACATGTGATTGAACAGATTAAAGAATCCAACGATATAGTGGATGTCGTATCCTCCTATATCTCCCTTACCCGGAAAGGACAGAATTACTGGGCCCGGTGTCCTTTTCACCAGGAAAAAACGGCGTCCTTCAGTGTGAGCCCATCCAAACAAATTTATCACTGCTTTGGCTGCGGAGCCGGAGGGAATGTGATTAATTTTGTCATGACTTATGAAAAGATCACATTTCCTGAAGCCCTCCATTCTCTGGCAGACCGGGCCGGCATCAGCCTTGAGGAATATACCTATCAACCCTCGGAAGAAGAAAAAAGTATCAGTTCACAACTTTATGAACTCCACCGCCTGGCCATCGATTTATACAGGAAAGCATTGAAATCTCCGGAGGGAAAAACCGCCCGGGAGTATTTGATCAAACGGGGACTGGATGATGAGACTCTGAACACTTTTGAAATTGGGTATGCCCCCGAAGCCTGGGATACATTGCTGAAAGCGGCATTAATGAAAAAATTTGATGAAAAGCTGCTTATTTCGTCGGGACTCGTTACCGAATCAGAGCGTAAGAAGAAATATGACCGCTTTCGAAACCGGATTATGTTTCCCGTTTTCGATATCCGGGGGAATCCCGTCGGATTCGGCGGACGGGTTCTGACCGGTGATGACCAGGGGGCAAAATATCTCAATTCCCCTGAAACGCCGGTCTATCATAAAAGCCGAATTTTGTACGGCCTTCATAAATCCCGGGATGCCATCCGGAAAACCGACAAAGTTTTGATTGTGGAAGGCTACATGGATTTGCTCCAGTTGTGGCAGAACGGTTTTACAAATATCATTGCCGGATCAGGAACAGCTTTTACTCCTGATCACGCCAGGATTATCAAACGGTTCGCCTCCAAAGCGGTTTTATGCTACGACGGAGACGAGGCGGGACAGAAAGCCGCCGTTAAAACAGGGCTTATTCTTGCACCTCAGGGAATATCCTGCCATGTTTTAAAATTGCCTGTCAGGGAGGACCCCGATAGCTTCATCCGTCAGGCGGGAGCCGAAGCCTTCCAGATGAAAATCAACGAAGCTCCGGATTTTATGTCCCACCTTGAATCCCTGATCAAACCGTTTAGCCTTTCGGCAGCCAGAAGGTCCGATGCTGTAAAACGAATTCTGGATCAGCTGGGATCCTTTACCGATCCGGTGACGGAAGAGATGTTTCTCAGTGACTTGGGACGGATTTTCGGGACGGATATGGCCGTGCTGAAACATCAGCTGAGTCGCACAGGTGCCAGGGACAAAGAGGATGCCATGTATGTTGGACCTGTAAAGAAAGAGAAACATTTTGCCAATAAATCTGAAGCGGCTCAATACCAGTTGATACAATTGCTGGTAAATACACCGGACCGTTCCATCCGGGCCGCTGCTCTCAGGGTGTTGAAGGAAGACCTTTTTACACATGATTTTCTCCGAAAGGTCTATAAACACATCCTGCCGGTTTTACGTAAACAGATGCAAATCAGCTCCTCTTCCCTGGCTGAAGCCGTGAAAGATGAAACGATTCAGCGCTTCATTTTCCGCCTGATTATGGAAGGAAACCCTTTCCGGGAACCTAAAAAAACTTTTCTGGATTGTCTTGCCCGGCTGGGTGAACAAAAAATCAGGGATCAGTTAACCCTGATCGGTGAAAAACTCCGGGAAGCGGATAAAAAAGGGGAATTCCCCGGTACCCTGCTGAAAGAAAAACAAACCCTTCTGAAAAAACTGAAATCCCTTCAGGATACCCTGACGACGGATATCTTTCGGGAAGAAAACGAATAG
- a CDS encoding D-cysteine desulfhydrase family protein — MSVIQKKLTVFSRVEISLLPTPFHRLDRLSDETGCELWIKRDDLTGFGFGGNKTRKFDFLIADALQKGCDSLIGIGANQSNFCRILSAAGSRYGLDVFLILSGEKPEKPTGNLLIDHLLNATIYHVPRSRRENRARELYDELTARGRNVYFMPPGGSTPIGTLGYAAGFDEILRDIKQSDVNIRHIIHASSSAGTQAGLVLGQAISGWDGRITGISVDVPEKDLAQNVYTLASQAGALLNVSVDPDLVHTDGAYIGEGYGIPTPACREAIQRFASREGIFLDTVYTGKGASGLLDYCAKGLIPPDEPVLFIHTGGNIQLFE, encoded by the coding sequence ATGAGCGTCATTCAGAAGAAACTCACCGTTTTTTCAAGGGTAGAAATCAGTCTGCTGCCCACTCCTTTTCACCGGCTGGACCGGCTTTCGGATGAGACAGGCTGTGAATTGTGGATCAAGCGGGATGATCTGACCGGCTTTGGCTTCGGCGGAAATAAAACACGTAAATTCGATTTCCTGATTGCCGATGCTTTGCAAAAGGGATGTGACAGCCTTATCGGAATTGGGGCCAACCAGTCCAACTTCTGCCGCATACTCTCTGCCGCGGGAAGCCGGTACGGTTTGGATGTGTTTCTCATTCTGAGCGGGGAAAAGCCTGAGAAACCCACGGGGAATCTTCTGATTGACCATTTGCTGAATGCCACAATTTATCATGTCCCCCGGTCCCGGCGGGAAAACCGGGCGCGGGAACTTTATGACGAACTGACGGCCAGGGGAAGAAATGTTTATTTCATGCCACCGGGCGGTTCCACACCCATCGGCACTCTGGGATATGCTGCCGGCTTTGACGAAATCCTCCGGGATATAAAACAATCGGATGTCAATATCCGCCATATTATTCATGCCTCTTCGTCGGCTGGTACCCAGGCCGGATTGGTTTTGGGGCAAGCCATCAGCGGTTGGGACGGCCGGATTACGGGAATCAGTGTGGACGTCCCCGAAAAAGACCTGGCACAGAATGTTTACACCCTTGCATCACAGGCCGGCGCCCTGCTGAATGTATCCGTGGATCCCGATCTCGTCCATACTGACGGAGCATATATCGGTGAAGGATACGGAATCCCCACACCGGCATGCCGCGAAGCCATTCAACGTTTTGCTTCACGGGAAGGAATCTTTCTGGATACGGTCTATACAGGAAAAGGAGCTTCAGGACTCCTCGATTATTGCGCTAAAGGTTTGATTCCTCCCGATGAACCGGTTCTTTTCATCCATACCGGCGGCAATATCCAATTGTTTGAATAG